A genomic region of Ensifer adhaerens contains the following coding sequences:
- a CDS encoding GlxA family transcriptional regulator has product MTKRSTSEPAEIGIVVYPRALMSAIHGLTDMFQVASMQSVEQSGRDAPQIRISHWKLQEDGSVSKSRDTHEGPSSGLVALILPPTLSDLPVGDRIGALPAFVREQHQRGTTICSVCGGAYLLAESGLAAGRTITTHWSHQDLIADRYGDIRVDTDRLLIDEGDIITAGGMMAWIDLGLKLVDRFLGTDVMLATARYMIIDPGAREQSYYSVFAPKLDHGDTIILKVQHWLHGANTKGVTLQMMAERAGLGDRTFLRRFQKATGFNPTEYCQRLRIAKSRDLLERSHLSIEQVAWQSGYDDTNAYRKIFRKILGLSPKEYRLRFSVSDGARRMAASAPHAVPA; this is encoded by the coding sequence GTGACAAAACGATCGACAAGCGAACCGGCGGAGATCGGTATCGTCGTCTACCCGCGCGCACTGATGTCGGCGATCCATGGGCTGACCGACATGTTTCAGGTGGCGAGCATGCAATCGGTCGAACAGAGCGGGAGGGACGCTCCGCAGATCCGCATCAGCCACTGGAAGCTTCAGGAAGACGGCTCGGTGTCGAAATCACGTGACACCCACGAGGGGCCTTCGTCCGGTCTTGTGGCGCTGATCCTGCCGCCGACGCTCTCCGATTTGCCGGTCGGCGATCGCATCGGCGCCTTGCCCGCCTTCGTGCGCGAACAGCACCAACGAGGTACAACGATCTGCTCCGTCTGCGGCGGCGCCTATCTGCTGGCGGAATCCGGTCTTGCTGCCGGCCGCACCATCACCACCCACTGGTCGCACCAGGACCTGATCGCCGATCGCTATGGCGATATCCGCGTCGACACCGACAGGCTGCTCATCGACGAGGGCGATATCATCACGGCTGGCGGCATGATGGCCTGGATCGACCTCGGCCTGAAACTCGTCGACCGGTTTCTCGGAACCGACGTCATGTTGGCAACCGCGCGTTACATGATCATCGACCCCGGCGCGCGGGAGCAGAGCTACTACAGCGTCTTTGCGCCGAAACTCGATCACGGCGACACGATCATTCTGAAGGTCCAGCACTGGCTGCACGGCGCCAATACCAAGGGCGTGACGCTGCAGATGATGGCCGAGCGCGCCGGCCTCGGCGACCGCACCTTCCTGCGCCGTTTCCAGAAGGCGACCGGCTTCAACCCCACCGAGTATTGCCAGCGGCTGCGGATCGCCAAGTCGCGCGATCTGCTGGAGCGTTCGCATCTCTCGATCGAGCAGGTCGCCTGGCAGAGCGGCTATGACGACACCAACGCCTACCGCAAGATCTTCCGCAAGATCCTAGGCCTTTCACCCAAGGAGTATCGCCTTCGCTTCTCGGTATCGGATGGTGCCCGGCGCATGGCCGCCTCAGCGCCGCATGCGGTGCCGGCTTAG
- a CDS encoding alpha/beta fold hydrolase, which yields MTQARAVSASISNDLSRRTVLSAAFGAVATAAAVNTMNTPAKAASNTTSTAGASGTEGSNSKGSRIITRDGVEIYYKDWGLKDGPVVVLSHGWPLSSDSWEAQAFHLAANGFRVVTHDRRGHGRSSQPWDGNDMDHYADDLADLINALDLKDIFLAGFSTGGGEISRYIGRHGTGRIAKAGLISAVPPLMVKTDKNPGGLPKEVFDGLQAASLKDRSKLYRDIASGPFFGFNRPGAVASQGMIDSFWLQGMTAGHKNTYDSIVAFSQTDFTEDLKKFDVPTLIIHGDDDQIVPIDAAARASKTLVPHAELKVYAGAPHGITDTHKDRLNADLLAFAKA from the coding sequence ATGACACAGGCAAGAGCAGTTTCCGCAAGCATTTCCAATGACCTTTCGCGCCGCACGGTTCTTTCGGCTGCCTTCGGTGCCGTGGCCACCGCAGCCGCGGTCAACACCATGAACACGCCGGCGAAGGCCGCATCCAACACGACATCAACCGCCGGCGCGTCCGGCACCGAGGGATCAAACAGCAAGGGCAGCCGCATCATCACCCGCGATGGCGTCGAGATCTATTACAAGGACTGGGGCCTGAAGGATGGCCCGGTCGTCGTGCTCAGCCATGGCTGGCCGCTGTCGTCGGACAGCTGGGAAGCGCAGGCCTTCCATCTCGCCGCCAACGGCTTCCGCGTCGTCACCCATGACCGCCGCGGCCACGGCCGCTCGTCGCAGCCCTGGGACGGCAACGACATGGATCATTATGCCGATGATCTCGCGGATCTGATCAATGCGCTCGACCTGAAGGACATCTTCCTCGCCGGCTTTTCCACCGGCGGCGGCGAGATCAGCCGCTACATCGGCCGCCATGGCACCGGCCGCATCGCCAAGGCCGGGTTGATCTCGGCGGTGCCGCCGCTGATGGTCAAGACCGACAAGAACCCCGGCGGATTGCCGAAGGAGGTATTCGACGGCCTGCAGGCGGCAAGTCTCAAGGATCGCTCCAAGCTCTACCGCGATATCGCGTCCGGTCCGTTCTTCGGCTTCAACCGCCCGGGTGCGGTCGCCTCGCAAGGCATGATCGACAGCTTCTGGCTGCAGGGCATGACGGCCGGTCACAAGAACACCTATGACTCGATCGTCGCCTTCTCGCAGACCGACTTCACCGAGGACCTGAAGAAGTTCGACGTGCCGACCTTGATCATCCATGGCGACGACGACCAGATCGTGCCGATCGATGCGGCGGCACGGGCCTCGAAGACGCTGGTGCCGCATGCGGAACTCAAGGTCTATGCCGGCGCACCGCACGGCATCACCGACACCCACAAGGACCGGCTCAACGCCGACCTGCTCGCCTTCGCCAAGGCCTGA
- a CDS encoding dienelactone hydrolase family protein produces MAEVLLFHHAQGLTPGLHAFADELRAAGHTVHLPDLFEGRTFTSIEEGLAYIGAVGFDEMRERGVRIADVLPEDLVYAGFSFGVLPAQKLAQTRPGARGALFFHSCIPISGQWSFGPWPQGVPVQVHGMDNDPIFVGEGDVDAARELVEKADDAALFLYPGDQHYFADSSLPSYDAEATALLTGRVLAFLDRV; encoded by the coding sequence ATGGCCGAAGTCCTGCTCTTCCACCACGCCCAGGGGTTGACCCCGGGCCTCCACGCTTTCGCCGATGAACTGCGTGCCGCCGGCCACACGGTTCACCTTCCCGATCTTTTCGAGGGACGCACCTTCACGAGCATCGAAGAAGGCCTCGCCTATATCGGCGCCGTCGGCTTCGACGAGATGCGCGAGCGCGGCGTTCGCATCGCCGACGTGCTTCCCGAAGATCTCGTCTATGCCGGCTTCTCCTTTGGCGTCCTGCCGGCGCAGAAACTTGCGCAGACCCGGCCCGGTGCCCGCGGTGCCCTCTTCTTTCATTCCTGCATCCCGATCAGCGGCCAGTGGTCTTTCGGCCCTTGGCCGCAGGGCGTTCCGGTGCAGGTGCATGGCATGGACAACGACCCGATCTTCGTCGGCGAAGGCGATGTCGACGCGGCACGCGAACTCGTCGAAAAGGCCGACGATGCCGCACTCTTCCTCTACCCCGGCGACCAGCATTATTTCGCCGACAGCTCGCTGCCGTCCTATGACGCGGAGGCGACCGCCCTGCTCACCGGGCGCGTGCTCGCCTTCCTCGATCGCGTCTGA
- a CDS encoding tetratricopeptide repeat protein yields the protein MIRSTFSKLKAIFTPRPSARNISPRLLELATSGNVDAQAKLAEIYFNDGGEEHYAASLHWNRQAARQGHLAAQARLVTIYQRGLGVERDLKEASRWLRNIGQPRSRGESVRAVSGKIVKQEA from the coding sequence ATGATCCGCAGCACGTTCAGCAAGTTGAAGGCCATTTTCACCCCGCGGCCTTCGGCAAGGAATATCTCGCCCAGGTTGCTTGAACTGGCCACCTCGGGAAACGTCGACGCCCAGGCAAAACTGGCTGAAATCTACTTCAACGACGGCGGCGAGGAACACTACGCCGCCTCGCTTCACTGGAACCGGCAGGCCGCCCGACAGGGCCATCTCGCCGCGCAGGCTCGTCTCGTCACGATCTATCAAAGAGGCCTTGGCGTCGAACGTGACCTGAAAGAGGCCTCACGGTGGCTGCGCAACATCGGGCAACCGCGCTCGCGCGGCGAGTCCGTCCGCGCCGTTTCCGGCAAGATCGTCAAACAGGAAGCATAA
- a CDS encoding D-alanine--D-alanine ligase family protein, with protein MTEKLRIAVLFGGRSAEHEVSLMSARNVVAALDRSRYEIVPIGITRDGRWLLLALEDGELPRAIPAVGTQVALIPGGKGRAVTIAEDGTQGLLPAVDLIFPVLHGPYGEDGTVQGYAETADVAYVGCGVAASAAAMDKVLAKRLLAAEGLPVARAIALHQDDAYSSEIILETLGLPVFVKPARQGSSVGVSRVDSLERLAAALEEAFRHDDKVLIEEFVQAREIECSVLEDAKGRLTVSRPGEIIPAESHGFYSYDAKYVDAGGAIVKVPAELAEEVGAHAQEMAERAFRALACAGMARVDFFLRPDGSLVINEINTIPGFTNISMYAKALAADGISYGAAVETLIAHALTLRG; from the coding sequence ATGACGGAGAAGTTGCGCATTGCCGTGTTGTTTGGTGGCCGTTCGGCGGAGCATGAGGTTTCGCTGATGTCGGCGCGCAACGTCGTCGCCGCGCTCGATCGCAGCCGCTACGAGATCGTGCCGATCGGCATCACCAGGGATGGGCGCTGGCTGTTGCTCGCGCTTGAAGACGGTGAGCTGCCGCGTGCCATTCCGGCGGTGGGAACGCAGGTGGCGCTGATCCCGGGCGGCAAGGGGCGGGCGGTCACCATCGCCGAAGACGGAACGCAAGGGCTGTTGCCCGCGGTCGACCTGATCTTTCCCGTGCTGCACGGGCCCTATGGCGAGGACGGAACGGTGCAGGGCTATGCCGAGACGGCCGATGTCGCCTATGTCGGCTGCGGCGTTGCAGCTTCGGCGGCGGCAATGGACAAGGTGCTCGCCAAGCGCCTGCTTGCGGCCGAGGGGCTGCCGGTCGCGCGCGCCATCGCGCTGCATCAGGACGACGCCTATTCCTCCGAAATCATCCTGGAGACCTTGGGGCTGCCCGTCTTCGTCAAACCCGCACGGCAGGGCTCTTCCGTCGGCGTCAGCCGTGTCGACAGCCTCGAGCGGCTTGCGGCGGCGCTGGAAGAGGCGTTTCGCCACGACGACAAGGTGCTGATCGAAGAGTTCGTGCAGGCGCGTGAGATCGAATGCTCGGTGCTGGAAGACGCCAAGGGCAGGCTCACCGTATCGCGGCCGGGCGAGATCATCCCCGCGGAGAGCCACGGTTTCTACAGCTACGACGCCAAATATGTGGACGCCGGCGGCGCGATCGTGAAGGTGCCGGCGGAGCTTGCCGAGGAGGTGGGCGCGCACGCGCAGGAGATGGCCGAGCGGGCCTTCCGGGCGCTTGCCTGCGCCGGCATGGCGCGCGTCGATTTCTTCCTGCGGCCGGACGGAAGCCTGGTCATCAACGAGATCAACACCATTCCCGGCTTCACCAATATCAGCATGTATGCCAAGGCGCTTGCGGCGGACGGCATTTCCTATGGCGCGGCCGTGGAAACGCTAATCGCGCATGCGCTGACGCTGCGCGGGTAG
- a CDS encoding terminase large subunit domain-containing protein, with the protein MELAMEIGRRQKTHRLSYYRPYAKQTEFHAAGATFRERLFMAGNQLGKTLAGAAEAAMHLTGDYPHWWAGRRFDRPITMIGGSESHELTRDGVQRLLVGPPMSEEDWGTGYLPKAALAGWTRRSSASGALDSVTVRHASGGTSTLLLKAYEQGRAKWQANTVDYVWFDEEPPEDVYFEGITRTNATGGSVAVTFTPLKGMSSVVSRYLLEPSDDRTVVTMTIDDAEHYTPEERAKIVASYPAHEKEARTKGVPTLGSGRIFPVTEEQIRVEPFEIPRHWVQIGGLDFGWDHPFAAALCAWDRDADVFYVTRSYREREATPIIHAASLKPWGAWLPWAWPHDGLQHDKGSGEQLAAQYRGQGLVMLPERATFDDGTNGVEAGISDMLQRMQTGRFKVFSTVGDWFEEFRLYHRKDGRIVKERDDVISASRYALMMKRFARVKADSAAWAFTDRKVL; encoded by the coding sequence ATGGAACTGGCGATGGAGATCGGGCGGCGGCAGAAGACGCATAGGCTTTCCTATTACCGGCCCTATGCGAAGCAGACGGAATTTCACGCGGCGGGTGCGACCTTTCGCGAGCGGCTGTTCATGGCCGGCAACCAGCTCGGCAAGACGCTGGCCGGCGCCGCCGAAGCGGCGATGCACCTGACCGGAGACTATCCTCATTGGTGGGCGGGCCGACGGTTCGACCGGCCGATCACAATGATCGGCGGATCGGAATCGCACGAGCTGACACGCGATGGCGTGCAGCGGCTGCTCGTCGGCCCGCCGATGAGCGAGGAGGACTGGGGCACCGGCTATCTGCCGAAAGCGGCGCTTGCAGGCTGGACGCGCAGGTCCAGTGCTTCAGGAGCCCTCGACAGTGTGACGGTGCGCCACGCAAGCGGCGGTACTTCGACGCTGCTCCTTAAAGCCTACGAGCAGGGGCGGGCGAAGTGGCAGGCAAACACCGTGGACTATGTCTGGTTCGACGAGGAGCCGCCGGAGGACGTCTATTTCGAGGGCATCACCCGCACCAATGCAACGGGCGGATCGGTCGCCGTGACGTTTACGCCGCTCAAGGGCATGAGCTCGGTCGTCAGCCGCTATTTGCTGGAGCCATCAGACGACCGGACGGTGGTGACCATGACGATCGACGATGCCGAACATTATACGCCGGAAGAACGGGCGAAGATCGTCGCCAGCTATCCGGCACACGAGAAGGAAGCGCGCACCAAGGGCGTGCCGACGCTCGGTTCCGGCCGGATCTTCCCGGTGACGGAGGAGCAGATCCGGGTCGAGCCCTTCGAGATCCCCCGGCACTGGGTGCAGATCGGCGGGCTTGATTTCGGCTGGGACCACCCCTTTGCCGCCGCACTCTGCGCCTGGGACCGGGACGCGGACGTCTTCTACGTGACCCGCAGTTACCGCGAGCGCGAGGCGACGCCGATCATCCATGCGGCGAGCCTGAAACCCTGGGGGGCCTGGCTTCCCTGGGCTTGGCCGCATGACGGTCTGCAGCACGACAAGGGCTCGGGCGAGCAGCTCGCCGCGCAATATCGCGGGCAGGGGCTCGTCATGCTGCCTGAAAGAGCCACCTTCGACGACGGCACCAACGGCGTCGAGGCGGGGATTTCCGACATGCTGCAAAGGATGCAGACCGGGCGCTTCAAGGTGTTTTCGACCGTTGGCGACTGGTTCGAGGAATTCAGGCTCTACCACCGCAAGGACGGCCGGATCGTCAAGGAACGCGACGACGTGATTTCGGCCAGCCGCTACGCGCTGATGATGAAACGCTTTGCCCGGGTGAAGGCGGACAGCGCCGCCTGGGCCTTTACCGATCGGAAGGTTCTCTAG
- a CDS encoding BA14K family protein, producing the protein MKKIGIVVLAAVTALSGITPANAVPAVAIERVQKSDVELVRDRHGNGHGWGHGGYRQRWHGGGYRPYRPGYRPGYRPGWNGGYRPGWNGGYYNGYRGYRYERYGYRRHNDGWWYPLAAFGAGVVIGGAIAAPPARRYEPGVSQSHVDWCYSRYRSYRAYDNSYQPYGGPRQQCYSPY; encoded by the coding sequence ATGAAGAAGATTGGCATCGTCGTTTTGGCGGCGGTTACGGCTCTTTCGGGCATCACGCCGGCGAATGCCGTACCGGCAGTCGCCATCGAGCGGGTGCAAAAGAGCGATGTGGAGCTCGTGCGTGACAGGCATGGCAACGGCCACGGCTGGGGTCATGGCGGATATCGTCAGCGCTGGCATGGTGGTGGGTATCGGCCCTACCGTCCCGGTTATCGTCCGGGCTACCGGCCGGGATGGAACGGCGGCTATCGGCCGGGCTGGAACGGGGGCTACTATAATGGCTACCGCGGCTATCGCTATGAGCGCTACGGCTATCGGCGCCACAATGACGGCTGGTGGTACCCGCTGGCGGCCTTTGGCGCAGGGGTCGTGATCGGCGGCGCGATTGCCGCTCCGCCGGCGCGCCGCTATGAACCGGGCGTGAGCCAGAGCCACGTCGACTGGTGCTATTCGCGCTACCGCTCCTACCGCGCCTACGACAACAGCTACCAGCCCTATGGCGGCCCGCGCCAGCAGTGCTACTCGCCCTATTGA
- a CDS encoding DUF1515 family protein has translation MSAVEIDVAVHRQLGELVAGMRGLQESIRRIEEGSRRAEDKYAAIHGSVHLRMEQLIDRVGEIEASVSAIGGDVAEMKPVTDDVRRWKLMGIGALGVTGIAAMALGVGFAEAIRRVVFVIVGKG, from the coding sequence ATGTCGGCAGTTGAAATCGATGTTGCCGTTCACCGCCAGCTTGGCGAATTGGTTGCGGGCATGCGCGGCCTGCAGGAATCCATCCGCCGGATCGAGGAGGGGAGCCGCCGCGCCGAGGACAAGTACGCGGCCATTCATGGCAGCGTGCATCTGCGCATGGAGCAGCTGATCGACCGTGTGGGTGAGATCGAGGCGTCTGTCTCGGCGATCGGTGGGGACGTTGCGGAGATGAAACCCGTGACCGACGATGTCAGGCGCTGGAAACTGATGGGGATCGGCGCACTAGGCGTCACCGGCATCGCGGCGATGGCGCTGGGCGTCGGCTTCGCCGAAGCGATCCGTCGTGTCGTCTTTGTCATCGTCGGCAAGGGCTGA
- a CDS encoding tail fiber protein, with product MPRTGGVYSPPAGTKGVPNTTIQSVPYNTLIDDLTADANAPRPLTAGGTGATSASGARTALGLEIGTNVQAQDAGLQSIAGLTTTTNQMLYTTGTDLYATTALTPFARNLLDDVDAGTMRATIGADNASNLTSGTVNDARLPSTMSSKTFVGSIAVNNGPGTGHIVLSTGNATNTGYVDFRKTDGNRAGYIGYAPNAGGNIDLNAEAGFRYNFSGALVPTYGGIPLVTTAGTTFTGALWAPNFVACADVQIRFNGDRYLYFMTAAGVNRGVIVHNNTIGAMQTFLYSTSGTFVRSFTLREDGAGFWGGHMLEVGNNAGTSEFRLNANPNRDHRLLSDSGGSFYIQYSNSEWSNASTLVWWDAAANANLGGSIYSPTGFFTSGALGSSNGVVAGTGDNATYTSHNLRISTWYGVGIYDSSSGNCRIVFDARAGHITNTGNHAIGGTMYVGGAAYFGDGNVQFAGGMAGFGAYLSDALSARVVIYAGSNQDEVNFPVGHPVFCYSNGIRNRNQGYATYLSTAAYQYTLDVGAGAQLGGTWRARGQVTYSSGNSMVQMQRTA from the coding sequence ATGCCCAGAACAGGTGGCGTCTATTCGCCTCCCGCCGGCACCAAAGGCGTGCCCAATACCACGATCCAGAGCGTGCCCTACAACACGCTGATCGACGACCTGACTGCCGACGCCAACGCACCGCGTCCGCTGACCGCGGGCGGCACGGGTGCGACGAGCGCAAGCGGTGCCAGGACGGCGCTCGGTCTTGAGATCGGCACCAATGTCCAGGCGCAGGACGCAGGCCTGCAATCGATCGCCGGATTGACGACAACGACCAATCAGATGCTCTACACGACGGGGACGGATCTTTACGCGACGACGGCGTTGACGCCGTTTGCGCGAAACCTCCTTGATGATGTCGATGCCGGAACGATGCGGGCGACGATCGGTGCGGACAACGCTAGCAACCTCACGAGTGGCACAGTCAATGACGCACGCTTGCCATCGACGATGTCGAGCAAGACGTTCGTTGGCTCTATCGCCGTCAACAATGGTCCTGGGACGGGACACATAGTGCTCAGTACCGGAAACGCAACGAACACCGGATACGTGGATTTTAGAAAAACCGATGGAAACCGGGCTGGCTACATCGGCTATGCTCCAAACGCTGGCGGTAACATCGACCTTAACGCTGAAGCGGGCTTTCGTTACAATTTCTCCGGCGCCCTTGTGCCCACCTACGGCGGAATCCCCTTGGTCACGACAGCCGGAACGACCTTCACCGGCGCGCTCTGGGCTCCGAATTTTGTTGCTTGTGCCGACGTACAGATCCGTTTCAATGGTGACCGCTATCTCTACTTCATGACAGCCGCCGGAGTGAATCGTGGCGTCATCGTGCACAACAACACGATCGGCGCGATGCAAACGTTCCTCTACAGCACCTCTGGCACCTTCGTCAGATCGTTCACTCTTCGAGAAGATGGGGCTGGCTTCTGGGGTGGCCACATGCTCGAAGTCGGCAACAATGCGGGCACGTCGGAGTTCCGCCTCAACGCCAACCCAAACCGGGACCATCGCCTACTTAGCGACTCGGGCGGCTCGTTCTACATCCAGTATTCCAATAGCGAATGGTCGAACGCCTCAACCTTGGTTTGGTGGGACGCTGCAGCTAACGCCAATCTCGGCGGTAGCATCTATAGCCCGACGGGTTTTTTCACCTCTGGTGCCCTCGGCAGTAGTAACGGCGTGGTGGCGGGCACTGGCGACAACGCTACTTATACCTCTCACAACCTCCGCATCTCCACTTGGTACGGCGTTGGCATTTACGATAGTAGTTCCGGCAACTGCCGCATCGTCTTCGATGCTCGAGCCGGACATATCACCAATACCGGCAACCATGCTATCGGAGGCACGATGTACGTCGGCGGCGCGGCATATTTCGGTGACGGTAACGTCCAGTTCGCTGGCGGAATGGCCGGGTTTGGCGCCTACCTCAGCGATGCTCTGAGCGCGCGCGTTGTAATCTACGCCGGTTCCAACCAGGATGAGGTCAACTTTCCTGTCGGCCATCCAGTGTTCTGCTACTCAAACGGTATACGAAACCGGAACCAAGGTTACGCAACGTATCTATCTACCGCTGCCTATCAATATACCCTGGACGTGGGGGCCGGCGCTCAGTTGGGCGGAACGTGGCGTGCACGCGGGCAGGTCACATACTCCAGTGGGAACTCCATGGTTCAGATGCAGAGGACCGCGTGA
- a CDS encoding portal protein: protein MAAMTKMELTEMVSQLVRDCEDYRDQLSAARVRAMEYYDGVMADVPAEANRSKVVSRDVRAAVKKVLPSLIRTVLGNDKVVEYQPVNQGDEAGAEQATDYINYIVFPESDGYDAVQDAAHDALKLGNGVIRWWYEKKKCVEVSTHSGLDEAALVQLIADDTVEVLEQAQTTERIELPTGPVEQPVFTVKIRRTAERGATRLAAVPLEEFLVHPDAISIDDSPIAGIKRRMRRSDLIAMGYDRDLVEGFAIAGEADGEDEEFARRRGIFGDGEETATALQEVDYYELYVKVDADDDGIAELRRLVFAGGTGADNLLEDAEWDEVPFADLITERRPHQREGNAITDDMAEIQRVKTVLLRQTLDNLYWQNNQQPIVQEGVIQNPESVLNPKFGQPIRVGQGVDVRGAVGYTAVPFVARESFSMLGYLDQEATDRTGISDASSGMAPDALQNMTAKATALVEQAGIGQTELMVRTFAQGLRRVFKGLLGLTIKHQDRPRAVRLRGKWVTFDPRHWNAGMDATVNTGLGAGTRERDMLMIQMIQQLQEKLLTTLGPDNPYVSPDNLYNGIAKTVEAAGLKSPDLYFTKPTPEDIQRRMQAAQPQQQPDLGMQQLQMQMQLANEKARMDGENARRKLEMERELKLAEIQQNGALKRYQIDAELNLKREQNLAEMAGGTALTTAHIGGLPG, encoded by the coding sequence ATGGCTGCGATGACGAAAATGGAACTGACTGAGATGGTGAGCCAGCTCGTCAGGGATTGCGAGGACTATCGCGACCAGCTTTCGGCGGCGCGGGTCCGGGCGATGGAATATTATGACGGGGTGATGGCCGACGTGCCGGCGGAGGCCAACCGCTCCAAGGTGGTTTCGCGCGATGTGCGGGCGGCGGTGAAGAAGGTGTTGCCGTCGCTCATCCGCACCGTGCTCGGCAATGACAAGGTGGTGGAATACCAGCCGGTCAACCAGGGCGACGAGGCGGGTGCGGAGCAGGCGACCGACTACATCAACTACATCGTCTTTCCCGAAAGCGACGGCTATGACGCCGTGCAGGATGCAGCGCACGACGCGCTGAAGCTCGGCAATGGCGTGATCCGCTGGTGGTACGAGAAGAAAAAGTGCGTCGAGGTTTCGACCCATAGCGGGCTCGACGAGGCAGCGCTGGTGCAGCTCATTGCCGACGATACGGTGGAGGTGCTGGAACAGGCACAGACGACCGAGCGGATCGAGCTGCCGACCGGGCCGGTGGAGCAGCCGGTCTTCACTGTGAAGATTCGCCGCACCGCCGAGCGCGGCGCGACCCGGCTTGCCGCAGTGCCGCTCGAAGAATTCCTCGTGCATCCGGATGCGATCTCGATCGACGATAGCCCGATTGCCGGGATCAAGCGGCGGATGCGCCGCTCGGACCTGATCGCCATGGGCTACGACCGCGACTTGGTCGAAGGCTTTGCCATTGCCGGCGAGGCGGACGGCGAGGACGAGGAGTTTGCGCGCCGGCGCGGCATCTTCGGCGACGGCGAGGAGACCGCGACGGCGCTGCAGGAGGTCGACTATTACGAGCTCTATGTGAAGGTCGATGCCGACGACGATGGCATTGCGGAACTCCGCCGCCTGGTCTTTGCCGGTGGAACCGGGGCCGACAATCTGCTCGAAGATGCGGAATGGGACGAGGTGCCCTTTGCCGATCTCATCACGGAGCGACGGCCGCACCAGCGCGAGGGCAATGCGATCACCGACGACATGGCGGAGATCCAGCGGGTGAAGACCGTGCTTCTGCGCCAGACGCTCGACAATCTCTACTGGCAGAACAACCAGCAGCCGATCGTGCAGGAAGGGGTTATCCAGAACCCGGAATCGGTGCTGAACCCAAAATTCGGCCAGCCGATCCGCGTCGGCCAGGGCGTCGATGTGCGCGGCGCCGTCGGCTACACGGCGGTGCCCTTCGTGGCGCGCGAGTCCTTCTCCATGCTCGGCTATCTTGACCAGGAGGCGACCGATCGCACCGGGATTTCCGATGCCTCCAGCGGCATGGCGCCGGATGCGTTGCAGAACATGACGGCGAAGGCGACGGCACTCGTCGAACAGGCGGGCATCGGCCAGACGGAGCTGATGGTGCGCACCTTTGCGCAAGGGCTCAGGCGGGTGTTCAAGGGCCTGCTCGGGCTGACCATCAAGCACCAGGACCGGCCGCGGGCGGTCAGGCTTCGCGGCAAATGGGTGACCTTCGACCCGCGCCACTGGAACGCCGGCATGGATGCGACCGTCAACACCGGGCTTGGTGCCGGAACGCGCGAGCGCGACATGCTGATGATCCAGATGATCCAGCAATTGCAGGAAAAGCTGCTGACGACGCTCGGGCCCGACAACCCTTACGTCTCGCCGGACAATCTCTACAACGGCATTGCCAAGACCGTGGAGGCGGCGGGGCTGAAATCGCCTGATCTCTACTTCACCAAGCCGACGCCCGAAGACATCCAGCGGCGGATGCAGGCGGCCCAACCGCAGCAACAGCCTGACCTCGGCATGCAGCAACTGCAGATGCAGATGCAGCTGGCGAACGAGAAGGCGCGCATGGACGGCGAAAACGCCAGGCGCAAGCTGGAGATGGAGCGCGAGCTGAAGCTTGCGGAGATCCAGCAGAATGGCGCGCTCAAACGCTACCAGATCGACGCCGAACTCAACCTGAAACGCGAGCAGAACCTGGCCGAAATGGCCGGCGGAACGGCGCTGACGACAGCGCATATCGGAGGGTTGCCGGGATGA